Proteins found in one Homalodisca vitripennis isolate AUS2020 chromosome 4, UT_GWSS_2.1, whole genome shotgun sequence genomic segment:
- the LOC124361185 gene encoding piggyBac transposable element-derived protein 3-like yields MQSNGKGDREVTCPEAVAEYNKYMGGVDRFDQHMASYNIAQKSTRWWMKLFYFFFESATVNSFILYSKDRKDAASKPLSHLTFRSKLVNQLTGTFTSRKKVGNTSGKSRARKRNSPFRKPTVENSLRLTNVEDHLAQKIDTYRRCAHCSTKAKEKRNNMICSGCHTMKGLLFLIPQDHVTFDHFATTYV; encoded by the coding sequence ATGCAATCAAATGGTAAAGGAGATCGAGAAGTCACTTGCCCAGAAGCAGTAGCCGAGTACAACAAGTACATGGGTGGAGTAGATCGCTTTGATCAACACATGGCTAGCTACAATATAGCACAAAAGTCTACACGCTGGTGGATGaagcttttttatttcttttttgagtCAGCCACTGTCAATAGTTTCATATTGTACAGTAAAGATCGTAAGGACGCTGCATCAAAACCACTGTCGCATTTGACTTTTAGGTCAAAGTTGGTCAATCAGTTGACAGGCACTTTTACATCAAGAAAAAAAGTTGGCAACACTTCCGGAAAGTCTAGAGCCAGGAAACGAAACAGTCCGTTTAGAAAACCAACTGTGGAAAACAGTCTACGCCTTACTAATGTTGAAGATCACCTTGCACAAAAGATAGACACATACAGAAGATGTGCACACTGCTCCACCAAAGCCAAAGAAAAGCGTAACAATATGATTTGTAGTGGCTGTCACACTATGAAAGGGCTGCTTTTCCTTATTCCACAAGACCATGTTACCTTTGATCATTTTGCAACAACATACGTGTAA